The following proteins come from a genomic window of Corallococcus sp. NCRR:
- the rpoZ gene encoding DNA-directed RNA polymerase subunit omega, translated as MARVTVEDCLPYVDNRFALVLLGAKRARQLMAGARPIIETSKNKPPVLALREVATQRVKFDRDVREALSGKYVGEEAKK; from the coding sequence ATGGCCCGCGTTACCGTTGAAGACTGCCTTCCCTACGTGGACAACCGGTTCGCGCTGGTGCTCCTGGGCGCCAAGCGCGCGCGCCAGCTGATGGCCGGCGCCCGGCCCATCATCGAGACCTCGAAGAACAAGCCGCCCGTGCTCGCCCTGCGCGAGGTCGCCACCCAGCGCGTGAAGTTCGACCGCGATGTGCGCGAGGCGCTGTCCGGCAAGTACGTGGGCGAGGAAGCCAAGAAGTAG
- a CDS encoding SDR family oxidoreductase: MAVVSGPVLVTGPTGNVGRAVVRALLSEGVAVRAAVKSPEHTVSLLKEMDGDVMPMPLDFLRPETFLPALEGVRGVFLMHPPAIAHAEGTLNAFIDAAATQGVKQVVFLSMAGAQTRAWAPHHAVEAHLMRSNVGWTLLRPAFFAQNLGDAYREDIRQDGRLYMPAGHGKVAFVDVRDVGEVAARALLDTSLRNRAFTLTGLEAVTFEEVASVLSEVLGRPIRYVPASVPGYVRHLHQRRLSWGQLGMQTLMHVGLRFGKAEQVDPTLTNLLGRPTRTVRQYIEDHAPLWR; the protein is encoded by the coding sequence GTGGCCGTGGTGAGTGGGCCGGTGCTCGTCACGGGGCCCACGGGCAACGTGGGGCGCGCGGTGGTGCGCGCGCTCTTATCCGAAGGGGTGGCGGTGCGCGCGGCGGTGAAGTCGCCGGAGCACACGGTGTCGCTGCTCAAGGAGATGGACGGGGACGTGATGCCCATGCCGCTGGACTTCCTGCGGCCGGAGACGTTCCTCCCCGCGCTGGAGGGCGTGCGGGGCGTGTTCCTGATGCATCCGCCGGCCATCGCCCACGCGGAAGGGACGCTCAACGCGTTCATCGACGCCGCCGCCACGCAGGGCGTGAAGCAGGTGGTGTTCCTGTCCATGGCGGGGGCACAGACGCGCGCGTGGGCGCCGCACCACGCGGTGGAGGCGCACCTGATGCGCTCCAACGTCGGGTGGACGCTGCTGCGCCCGGCGTTCTTCGCGCAGAACCTGGGGGACGCGTACCGCGAGGACATCCGCCAGGACGGCCGGCTCTACATGCCCGCGGGCCACGGCAAGGTGGCCTTCGTGGACGTGCGCGACGTGGGGGAGGTGGCGGCGCGGGCGCTCTTGGACACGTCGCTGCGCAACCGCGCCTTCACGCTCACCGGCCTGGAGGCGGTGACGTTCGAGGAGGTCGCGTCCGTGCTGTCGGAGGTGCTGGGCCGGCCCATCCGCTACGTGCCCGCGTCGGTGCCCGGCTACGTGCGCCACCTGCACCAGCGCCGGCTGTCCTGGGGCCAGTTGGGCATGCAGACGCTGATGCACGTGGGGCTTCGCTTCGGGAAGGCGGAGCAGGTGGACCCTACGCTCACCAATCTCTTGGGCCGTCCCACGCGCACGGTGCGCCAGTACATCGAGGACCACGCGCCGCTCTGGCGCTGA
- a CDS encoding DoxX family protein has translation MDVKTILQYVLALFMVAAGVNHFLKPRMYMRIMPPYLPWPRELVLLSGVAEVLLGIFLLVPATTRLAAWGLVALFVAVFPANLHMARHPEQFRKIPRALLWARLPLQVVLIAWALWYA, from the coding sequence ATGGACGTCAAAACCATCCTGCAGTACGTGCTCGCGCTGTTCATGGTCGCCGCGGGAGTGAACCACTTCCTCAAGCCCCGCATGTACATGCGCATCATGCCGCCGTACCTGCCGTGGCCCCGGGAGCTGGTGCTCTTGAGCGGCGTGGCGGAGGTGCTGCTGGGCATCTTCCTGCTGGTGCCCGCCACCACGCGGCTCGCGGCCTGGGGCCTGGTCGCGCTCTTCGTCGCGGTGTTCCCCGCGAACCTCCACATGGCCCGCCACCCGGAGCAGTTCCGGAAGATTCCCCGGGCCCTGCTCTGGGCGCGGCTGCCGCTCCAGGTCGTGCTCATCGCCTGGGCGCTCTGGTACGCCTGA
- the pgm gene encoding phosphoglucomutase (alpha-D-glucose-1,6-bisphosphate-dependent) has translation MAHPSAGKPLSRDLLINPDKLRAQYYDDTPDASVAEQRVAFGTSGHRGSAARRGFNEAHILAVAQALCEYRKQQGYDGPLFLGMDTHALSEPAQRTTLEVLAAHGVEVRYTDGATPTPVISHAILTYNRGRTRGLADGIVITPSHNPPEDGGIKYNPPNGGPADTNVTSLVEKRANELMAAGNTGVQRVPYEKARASATVKVYDFITPYVADLANVVDLDVIRGAKLKLGADPLGGSNLDYWAPIARKYGLDLTVVNPTVDPTFGFMPADHDGKIRMDCSSPYAMANLVKLKDQYALAFGNDTDSDRHGIVTRSMGLMNPNHYLAVAIHYLFRNRPGWKADAAVGKTLVSSSLIDRVGKDLGRRVVEVPVGFKWFVDGLLDGSLGFGGEESAGASFLRKDGTVWTTDKDGIILDLLAAEVLARTGKDPGEHYQELTKKFGAPLYTRIDQPATSAQKAALKKLSPEAVKATSLAGEPILQRLTRAPGNNADLGGLKVTTENGWFAARPSGTEDVYKIYAESFRDQAHLDAIVQEARAIVGEAFAGK, from the coding sequence ATGGCACACCCTTCCGCTGGCAAGCCCCTCTCGCGCGACCTGCTGATCAACCCCGACAAGCTGCGCGCGCAGTACTACGACGACACGCCCGACGCGTCCGTGGCCGAGCAGCGCGTGGCCTTCGGCACCTCCGGTCACCGGGGGAGCGCCGCGCGCCGCGGCTTCAACGAGGCGCACATCCTCGCGGTGGCGCAGGCCCTGTGCGAGTACCGCAAGCAGCAGGGCTATGACGGCCCGCTCTTCCTGGGCATGGACACGCACGCCCTCTCCGAGCCCGCCCAGCGCACCACGCTGGAGGTGCTGGCCGCGCACGGCGTGGAGGTCCGCTACACGGACGGCGCCACGCCCACGCCGGTCATCTCCCACGCCATCCTCACGTACAACCGGGGCCGCACGCGCGGGCTCGCGGACGGCATCGTCATCACCCCGTCCCACAACCCGCCGGAGGACGGCGGCATCAAGTACAACCCGCCCAACGGCGGCCCCGCCGACACGAACGTCACGTCGCTGGTGGAGAAGCGCGCCAACGAGCTGATGGCCGCGGGCAACACGGGCGTGCAGCGCGTCCCCTACGAGAAGGCGCGCGCGAGCGCCACGGTGAAGGTCTATGACTTCATCACCCCGTACGTGGCGGACCTGGCGAACGTGGTGGACCTGGACGTCATCCGGGGCGCGAAGCTGAAGCTGGGCGCGGATCCGCTGGGCGGCTCCAACCTGGACTACTGGGCGCCGATTGCCCGGAAGTACGGGCTGGACCTCACGGTGGTGAACCCCACCGTGGACCCCACCTTCGGCTTCATGCCCGCGGACCATGACGGGAAGATCCGCATGGACTGCTCGTCGCCGTACGCGATGGCGAACCTGGTGAAGCTCAAGGACCAGTACGCGCTCGCGTTCGGCAACGACACGGACTCCGACCGCCACGGCATCGTCACCCGCAGCATGGGGCTGATGAACCCGAACCACTACCTCGCGGTCGCCATCCACTACCTCTTCCGCAACCGCCCGGGCTGGAAGGCGGACGCGGCGGTGGGCAAGACGCTGGTGAGCAGCAGCCTCATCGACCGCGTGGGCAAGGACCTGGGCCGCCGCGTGGTGGAGGTGCCGGTGGGCTTCAAGTGGTTCGTGGACGGGCTGCTGGACGGCTCCCTGGGCTTCGGCGGCGAGGAGAGCGCGGGCGCGTCCTTCCTGCGCAAGGACGGCACCGTGTGGACCACGGACAAGGACGGCATCATCCTGGACCTGCTCGCGGCGGAAGTCCTGGCGCGCACCGGCAAGGACCCCGGCGAGCACTATCAAGAACTGACGAAGAAGTTCGGCGCGCCGCTGTACACGCGCATCGACCAGCCGGCCACGTCCGCCCAGAAGGCCGCGCTGAAGAAGCTGTCGCCGGAGGCGGTGAAGGCCACGTCGCTGGCCGGCGAGCCCATCCTCCAGCGCCTCACGCGCGCGCCGGGCAACAACGCGGACCTGGGCGGCCTCAAGGTGACGACGGAGAACGGCTGGTTCGCCGCGCGTCCGTCCGGCACGGAGGACGTGTACAAAATCTACGCGGAGAGCTTCCGCGACCAGGCGCACCTGGACGCCATCGTCCAGGAGGCCCGCGCCATCGTCGGAGAGGCGTTCGCCGGAAAGTAG
- a CDS encoding AmpG family muropeptide MFS transporter translates to MPNSSLLTVLKSRRVWLLMAVGFASGLPLWLTGVTLSAWMKNEGVNLKTIGIFSLVALPYTFKVLWAPLMDRYTLPFLGRRRGWMLLTQVLLMGAIAAMGLVNPKDTPLAMACMAVVVTFLSASQDIVADAWRTDILTLEERGLGNSLYVTGYRLGMLVAGGLAFILSDHLGWSRTYYVMGVLMGVGVVATLLAPEPQSVRPPRNLADAVVRPFVDYFRREYALGVLAFLVLYKLGDAIAASMVTPFYIELGFSNTEIGALSKTLGMVATIGGGLLGGVLMVKLSMRRALFIFGAAQGLTNLAFMALALVGKNDLMLAGTIAVDNVCTGLGVTAFAAFIMSLCHKSFSATQYALLSALGTIANRLIGSVSGYLATWMGWPTFFAFTAAAAIPALVLLTFLPENAAQPKQDEPPAPESVPPASSSSASVAVAR, encoded by the coding sequence ATGCCCAACTCCTCGCTTCTCACCGTCTTGAAGAGCCGGCGCGTCTGGCTCCTGATGGCCGTCGGCTTCGCGTCCGGCCTCCCCCTGTGGCTGACCGGCGTCACGCTGTCCGCGTGGATGAAGAACGAGGGGGTCAATCTCAAGACGATTGGCATCTTCAGCCTGGTGGCGCTGCCCTACACCTTCAAGGTGCTGTGGGCGCCGCTGATGGACCGCTACACTCTGCCCTTCCTGGGCCGGCGGCGCGGCTGGATGCTGCTCACGCAGGTGCTGCTCATGGGCGCCATCGCCGCCATGGGCCTGGTGAACCCGAAGGACACCCCGCTGGCCATGGCGTGCATGGCGGTGGTGGTGACGTTCCTGTCCGCCAGCCAGGACATCGTCGCGGACGCGTGGCGAACGGACATCCTCACCCTGGAGGAGCGCGGGCTGGGCAACTCGCTGTACGTCACCGGCTACCGGCTGGGCATGCTCGTGGCGGGCGGGCTCGCGTTCATCCTGTCGGACCACCTGGGCTGGTCGCGGACGTACTACGTCATGGGCGTGCTCATGGGCGTGGGCGTGGTGGCGACCCTGCTGGCCCCGGAGCCCCAGAGCGTAAGGCCTCCGCGCAACCTGGCGGATGCGGTGGTGCGGCCCTTCGTGGACTACTTCCGCCGCGAGTACGCGCTGGGAGTGCTCGCGTTCCTGGTGCTCTACAAGCTGGGGGACGCCATCGCCGCCAGCATGGTGACGCCCTTCTACATCGAGCTGGGCTTCTCCAACACGGAGATTGGCGCGCTCAGCAAGACGCTGGGCATGGTGGCCACCATCGGCGGCGGCCTGCTGGGCGGCGTGCTGATGGTGAAGCTCAGCATGCGCCGCGCGCTCTTCATCTTCGGCGCCGCGCAGGGCCTCACCAACCTGGCCTTCATGGCCCTGGCGCTGGTGGGCAAGAACGACCTGATGCTCGCGGGCACCATCGCCGTGGACAACGTGTGCACGGGCCTGGGCGTCACGGCGTTCGCGGCCTTCATCATGTCGCTGTGCCACAAGAGCTTCAGCGCCACGCAGTACGCGCTGCTGTCCGCGCTGGGCACCATCGCCAACCGGCTCATCGGCTCCGTGTCCGGATACCTGGCCACGTGGATGGGCTGGCCCACCTTCTTCGCCTTCACCGCCGCGGCGGCCATCCCCGCGCTGGTGCTGCTGACGTTCCTGCCGGAGAACGCCGCCCAGCCGAAGCAGGACGAGCCCCCCGCGCCCGAATCCGTCCCGCCCGCGTCGTCCTCCTCGGCCTCCGTCGCCGTGGCGCGCTGA
- a CDS encoding caspase family protein, with protein sequence MRASISALVLASTAAHADTLHRFALIAGNDTGGADTRPLSYARDDARKMHDLLTRLGGVSPADAKLLLDDDAKSFLVALSELEQQARAAQARGERTALFVYYSGHAKDGALRLGDSRLAFDALKRRLADAPVDIRIAILDSCRSGALTRTKGARKAPAFDVESGAARDARGVVILTSSAADEDSQESDALGGSYFSHHLASGLLGDADRSGDGRVTLFEAYSHAYARTVADTADSSAGPQHPTFSYDLAGNGDLVLTDLRASAEGLVVPGNAPAGSYYFVDPGGLVVAELDKAADTERRVALAPGTYRVKRRLSDRLRIGEVEVARGRTTILQEPRFKDAPFSDDPVKGAMLDKGTWWTFGLTGGFQSFFDAQTRQSLFLSVPLFGAEAELHDYFRRDWVWGFDAAVGGTNGVLALPTLAGPTYRYSVVNVGTSLTAEWPVGRFAPFVGVRVAYLIMGRKFDDAAFPDQRFAMVSPGLATGARVQLTRRLNLTARSRLQYLQYTVDAQRSLGFWELAALLTYEP encoded by the coding sequence ATGCGGGCCTCGATTTCCGCGCTGGTGCTGGCCTCCACCGCCGCGCACGCGGACACGCTGCACCGCTTCGCGCTCATCGCGGGCAACGACACGGGCGGCGCGGATACGCGGCCCCTGAGCTACGCGCGTGACGATGCGCGCAAGATGCACGACCTGCTCACGCGGCTGGGCGGCGTGTCCCCGGCCGACGCGAAGCTCCTCCTGGACGACGACGCGAAGAGCTTCCTCGTCGCGTTGTCGGAGCTGGAGCAACAGGCCCGCGCGGCCCAGGCCCGCGGCGAGCGCACCGCTCTGTTCGTCTACTACTCCGGCCACGCGAAGGACGGCGCGCTGCGGCTGGGGGATTCACGGCTCGCCTTCGACGCGCTCAAGCGCCGGCTGGCCGACGCGCCCGTGGACATCCGCATCGCCATCCTCGACTCCTGCCGCTCGGGTGCGCTCACCCGCACCAAGGGCGCTCGCAAGGCCCCGGCCTTCGACGTGGAGTCCGGCGCCGCACGCGATGCCCGGGGCGTCGTCATCCTCACCTCCAGCGCCGCGGACGAGGACTCGCAGGAGTCGGACGCGCTGGGCGGCAGCTACTTCTCCCATCACCTGGCCAGCGGCCTGCTGGGGGACGCGGACCGCAGCGGCGACGGCCGCGTGACGCTCTTCGAGGCGTATTCGCACGCCTACGCCCGCACCGTCGCGGACACGGCGGACAGCAGCGCGGGCCCGCAGCATCCGACGTTCAGCTACGACCTGGCGGGCAACGGCGACCTGGTCCTCACCGACCTGCGCGCGAGCGCCGAGGGCCTGGTCGTCCCCGGCAACGCCCCCGCGGGCTCCTACTACTTCGTGGACCCGGGCGGACTCGTGGTCGCGGAGCTGGACAAGGCCGCGGACACCGAGCGCCGCGTCGCCCTGGCCCCCGGCACCTACCGCGTGAAGCGCCGGCTCAGCGACCGGCTGCGCATCGGCGAAGTGGAGGTCGCTCGCGGGCGCACGACCATCCTGCAGGAGCCGCGCTTCAAGGACGCGCCCTTCTCCGACGACCCCGTGAAGGGCGCCATGCTGGACAAGGGCACGTGGTGGACCTTCGGACTCACCGGCGGCTTCCAGTCCTTCTTCGACGCCCAGACGCGCCAGTCCCTCTTCCTCTCCGTGCCCCTCTTCGGCGCGGAGGCCGAGCTGCACGACTACTTCCGCCGCGACTGGGTCTGGGGCTTCGACGCGGCGGTGGGCGGCACGAACGGCGTGCTGGCCCTGCCCACGCTGGCGGGCCCCACGTACCGCTACTCCGTGGTGAACGTGGGCACCAGCCTCACCGCGGAATGGCCCGTGGGCCGCTTCGCTCCGTTCGTGGGCGTGCGCGTCGCGTACCTCATCATGGGCCGCAAGTTCGACGACGCGGCATTCCCGGATCAACGCTTCGCCATGGTGTCACCGGGCCTGGCGACGGGCGCGCGCGTCCAGCTCACGCGCAGGTTGAACCTCACCGCGCGCAGCCGCCTGCAGTACCTCCAGTACACCGTCGACGCGCAGCGCTCCCTGGGATTCTGGGAGCTGGCCGCGCTCCTCACGTACGAGCCATGA
- a CDS encoding DUF4384 domain-containing protein, translating to MSAHESSWTLRRLHAGELPTQEANRVREHAEACDACGATLRSFADAQAAFEAEVPFEGFEAGVERARARQAAREPATRAQWVRPLMAVAASVVVLVLARPLLETGGRTDPVQPPVAGNRIKGGAVAELRIGGGVDPQRVASTEAPESLQPGERVRLGYTADAYRYVAALSVDAQGEVTPLYPESGDSLAVEPGAGQHWLPESVEFTGAGAERVVLVLTDAPVSMDALSDAARKAFNAAGRDVTRMAPLDVAGAQTQWMLLKP from the coding sequence ATGAGCGCGCACGAGTCGAGCTGGACATTGCGCCGCCTGCACGCTGGTGAGCTGCCCACCCAGGAGGCGAACCGCGTCCGGGAGCATGCGGAGGCGTGCGACGCATGTGGCGCGACGCTGAGGTCCTTCGCGGACGCGCAGGCCGCGTTCGAGGCGGAGGTCCCGTTCGAAGGTTTCGAGGCCGGCGTGGAGCGGGCGCGCGCGAGGCAAGCCGCGAGAGAGCCGGCGACGCGCGCGCAATGGGTCCGGCCGCTGATGGCGGTGGCGGCGTCCGTGGTGGTGCTGGTGCTGGCGCGTCCGCTGCTGGAGACCGGCGGGAGGACGGATCCGGTCCAGCCGCCCGTCGCGGGCAACCGCATCAAGGGCGGCGCGGTCGCGGAGCTGCGAATCGGTGGAGGCGTGGATCCGCAGCGGGTGGCGAGCACGGAGGCGCCGGAGTCGCTACAGCCCGGTGAGCGCGTGCGGTTGGGCTACACGGCGGACGCGTACCGCTACGTGGCGGCGCTGTCGGTGGACGCGCAGGGAGAAGTGACGCCGCTGTATCCGGAGTCCGGGGACAGCCTCGCGGTGGAGCCGGGCGCGGGGCAGCACTGGCTGCCGGAGAGCGTGGAGTTCACCGGCGCGGGTGCGGAGCGCGTGGTGCTGGTGCTGACGGACGCGCCCGTGTCCATGGACGCGCTGAGCGACGCGGCCCGGAAGGCCTTCAACGCGGCGGGCCGGGACGTCACGCGCATGGCCCCGCTGGACGTGGCGGGCGCGCAGACGCAGTGGATGCTGTTGAAGCCATGA
- a CDS encoding RNA polymerase sigma factor, with translation MTGPTPLALKVVPPRPNEDRRAVLRELYVKYGGSVRERCRYLLKDASRAEDAMHDVFARALVHGESFRAEASPLTWLMKIATHHCLNQLRSEGAAWRKWFARDEAARSEGHGGAEAMETRDLVRKLLARVDAETQAAAIHYHVDGMTLEEVAAVLGRSVPTVRKRLEHFAELGGEELSVR, from the coding sequence GTGACCGGACCGACCCCGCTGGCCCTGAAGGTAGTGCCTCCCCGTCCCAACGAGGACCGGCGGGCCGTCCTGCGCGAGCTGTATGTGAAGTACGGCGGCAGCGTGCGTGAGCGCTGCCGCTACCTGCTGAAGGACGCGAGCCGGGCGGAGGACGCGATGCATGACGTCTTCGCCCGCGCGCTCGTGCACGGGGAGTCGTTCCGGGCGGAGGCGTCTCCGCTGACGTGGCTGATGAAGATCGCCACGCACCACTGCCTCAACCAGTTGCGCTCGGAAGGGGCGGCGTGGAGGAAGTGGTTCGCGAGGGACGAGGCGGCCCGTTCCGAGGGCCATGGCGGCGCGGAGGCGATGGAGACGCGCGACCTGGTGCGCAAGCTGCTGGCCCGGGTGGACGCGGAGACGCAGGCGGCGGCGATCCACTACCACGTGGACGGGATGACGCTGGAAGAGGTGGCCGCGGTGCTGGGGCGTTCGGTGCCCACGGTGCGCAAGCGGCTGGAGCATTTCGCGGAGCTGGGTGGAGAGGAGCTGAGCGTCCGATGA